A part of Plasmodium coatneyi strain Hackeri chromosome 8, complete sequence genomic DNA contains:
- a CDS encoding Exportin 1 produces MENESFNPLSLLDKNQPFDAEKLKLLDNVVEALLDTKDKNRRDFAQNLLNQFKMLDNSWRSVSIILEHSENVNTKFYGLQILEECINNKWNILPAEEREGMKNFIACYTITLSTEGTTVGVDRHLLNKLDETLIQIVKKEWPDSWSSFIPDIVNSAKLNQNVCENNMKLLNMLSEEVFEFGNETLVKKKKEKLRNEYASQFQEVYNLCLYILEANVYNKRSTNTSLIKQTLNCLSNFFKWIPLTYIFDKYKFNDTNIQIIDLLFDHFWDDISYKIECVKCIQEIVMLKIDEKNIIYFDNVFINLWSKLVSKIKLLPNANEMKNIPPELKIFWEQYFLQLSICITSFLRNYREKIVEKNNNTNDVNIVFKFLNMLANSNMEEVFLIIIDYYNVFTEQLIRELITRLEQEHNLKGKGGANVPGAPSSSNDMKNSLGTSSMNMSMNMETSSLGNRKAYSFATMNYQSSLIGNNAVTGGGSIININEYSSILDKIDLTPGDIKKMCPRIKLYEFILNDIRKTVIEKMAKPQEIYISYDNETGEVVRDFEPDTTEIALYNTMKTTLVYLTYLGSEKTMELIVELLNKESEKSLKNTNKNEVWNSTKTNRISYAVGSISMCMTLKKEQDFLMYILRIYLHMIEVKNGEENRAILASCVMYIVSQYHRFLKLHWRFLKTVMKKLFEFAENEKVQDMAAETILKICKQCKNVIAKNNHTNDNNESFFSTFIKFHNNIMHKLPEKLNLLLYEAIAHVISCFPYEEKQESIKILMSKLMNLWNSLIYANNGIKDMNDPSVLNSNGANGNAINDMKDLEHLCTYENSKLIITFVRVNCRLAYALSYFYYEQLNLVFLDFLKIYQVYSKFINMEVETNGTKRIRHAQFRNLFLMKREFLHLIETTIERSCYNIQELEAELLKREQKKMKNEIDESMDVHLPTVEEAKQINFQMTSNILNVLLETILVDYRDSNPHIKDAEVFSLLSTVFKKIENVTCPILPTVLNYVLLPTIDMIKNDFSSYPEHREKFYNFLDACVRHCFDYLFTLDSEIFNTFIQSLLWAIKHEHPSVADHGLRITHQFLHNIIIKKKEYLEEFCKAFYYIILNEVFKTLTDSFHKSGFHYQTIILMNLLRLLEFEVVNIPDAEITKAHIVKHVQTFLTQSFENLNQKQIETFSVDLFNFCVESPSAFRSFVRDLLISLKEFSTNQDELYEADRQEALQRAKMAEDNKLIKLRGLMKEDVPSFSAIDVDDECINVE; encoded by the exons atggaaaatgaatCTTTCAACCCGCTGTCGCTGTTAGATAAGAATCAGCCGTTTGATGCAGAGAAATTGAAGCTGCTAGACAATGTGGTGGAGGCTCTGTTAGACACAAAGGATAAGAACAGGAGGGACTTCGCGCAGAATCTGTTGAACCAGTTTAAGATGTTGGATAATTCGTGGAGATCGGTATCCATCATTTTAGAACACAGCGAAAATGTAAACACGAAATTTTATGGCCTCCAAATATTGGAAGAGTGTATAAACAACAAATGGAATATACTACCTGCAGAGGAGAGGGAGGGCATGAAAAATTTCATAGCATGTTACACGATAACCTTATCGACAGAGGGGACAACAGTAGGGGTGGACAGACATTTACTAAACAAGTTGGACGAGACGTTAATCCAGATAGTAAAGAAGGAGTGGCCCGATTCGTGGTCGAGTTTTATTCCAGATATTGTAAATTCAGCAAAGCTAAATCAGAATGTATGTGAAAATAACATGAAGTTGTTAAACATGTTAAGTGAAGAGGTATTCGAATTTGGAAATGAAACGTtagtaaagaagaagaaggaaaaattaagaaacGAATATGCTAGCCAGTTCCAGGAGGTGTACAACCTatgtttgtacattttggagGCGAATGTATATAACAAGAGGAGCACAAACACGTCACTAATTAAGCAAACGTTAAACTGTTTGTcgaacttttttaaatggatCCCAttaacgtatatttttgaTAAGTACAAATTTAATGATACGAACATACAGATTATAGACCTTCTTTTTGACCACTTTTGGGACGACATTTCTTACAAAATTGAGTGTGTAAAATGTATACAAGAAATAGTGATGCTAAAAATTGACGAGAAGAATATCATTTATTTTGACAACGTGTTTATAAACCTGTGGTCCAAGCTCGTGTCGAAGATTAAGTTGTTACCGAATGCGAATGAAATGAAGAATATTCCTCCAGAGTTAAAAATATTCTGGGAGCAATACTTCTTGCAGTTGAGCATATGCATTACAAGCTTTTTGCGAAATTACCGAGAGAAGATTGtcgaaaagaacaacaacacaaaTGACGTGAATATCGTTTTTAAGTTTTTAAACATGCTAGCCAATAGTAACATGGAGGAGGTTTTCCTAATCATCATAGATTATTATAACGTCTTCACGGAACAGCTGATTAGGGAGTTGATCACGAGGTTGGAACAGGAACATAACTTGAAAGGTAAGGGCGGAGCAAACGTACCAGGTGCACCGAGTTCATCCAACGACATGAAGAATTCGCTTGGCACATCTTCCATGAACATGTCAATGAATATGGAGACGTCCTCCCTAGGGAATAGGAAGGCGTACAGCTTCGCTACGATGAATTATCAGTCCAGTCTTATTGGAAATAACGCGGTTACAGGAGGAGGCAGCATCATAAACATTAATGAATATTCATCCATTTTGGATAAAATAGATTTAACCCCAGGGGAtatcaaaaaaatgtgcccacGCATTAAGCTCTATGAATTTATTCTGAACGATATAAGGAAGACCGTTATTGAGAAAATGGCGAAACCGCAGGAAATTTACATTTCGTATGACAATGAGACCGGGGAAGTGGTTCGAGATTTTGAACCGGACACCACGGAAATTGCTTTATACAACACGATGAAGACGACCCTGGTGTATCTGACTTACCTAGGGTCTGAAAAAACCATGGAACTGATCGTGGAGTTGCTAAACAAAGAATCGGAAAAGTCGCTAAAGAATActaacaaaaatgaagtgtgGAACAGCACAAAAACGAATCGAATTAGTTACGCTGTCGGTTCTATCTCCATGTGTATGACTCTGAAAAAGGAGCAAGACTTCTTAATGTATATCCTGAGGATATACTTACACATGATAGAGgttaaaaatggggaagagaaTAGGGCCATTTTGGCCTCCTGCGTTATGTACATTGTAAGTCAGTACCATCGATTTTTGAAGCTCCACTGGAGATTCCTAAAAACGGTGATGAAAAAGTTGTTCGAATTTGcagagaatgaaaaagtacaAGACATGGCAGCGGAaaccattttgaaaatttgcAAGCAATGCAAAAATGTTATAGCGAAGAATAACCATACGAATGATAATAATGAGTCTTTTTTTAGTACATTCATTAAATTTcacaataatataatgcataAGTTGCCAGAAAAATTGAACCTGCTACTTTATGAAGCGATCGCGCACGTTATTTCTTGCTTTCCCTATGAGGAGAAGCAGGAGAGTATAAAAATTCTGATGAGCAAATTGATGAATCTGTGGAATTCGCTAATTTATGCGAATAACGGGATTAAGGATATGAATGACCCGAGCGTCTTAAACAGTAATGGTGCTAATGGGAATGCCATCAATGACATGAAGGATTTGGAACACCTGTGCACATATGAGAACTCCAAACTGATTATCACCTTTGTGAGGGTTAACTGCAGATTGGCCTACGCGTTGTCCTATTTTTACTACGAGCAGTTAAACTTAGTTTTTCtggattttttaaaaatttatcagGTGTATAGCAAGTTTATAAATATGGAAGTGGAGACAAATGGGACGAAACGCATAAGACATGCTCAGTttagaaatttatttttaatgaagaGAGAATTCCTACATTTGATAGAAACGACCATTGAGAGGAGTTGCTATAACATACAAGAATTAGAAGCGGAgttgttaaaaagggaacagaaaaaaatgaaaaatgaaatcgACGAATCGATGGATGTACATCTCCCAACAGTGGAGGAAGCCAAGCAAATTAACTTCCAAATGACCAGTAACATATTAAACGTGCTACTGGAAACCATTTTGGTAGATTACCGAGATAGCAATCCCCACATAAAGGATGCTGAAGTGTTTTCTCTTCTGTCGacagtttttaaaaaaattgaaaatgtcACTTGTCCAATTTTGCCCACCGTGTTAAACTACGTGTTATTGCCAACCATTGACATGATAAAGAATGATTTTTCATCGTATCCGGAACATCgggaaaaattttacaactttttaGATGCCTGCGTTAGACATTGTTTCGATTATTTGTTCACCCTAGATTCGGAAATATTCAATACCTTCATTCAGTCCCTTTTGTGGGCAATTAAGCATGAGCATCCCTCCGTTGCGGACCACGGATTGAGGATAACGCACCAGTTTTTACATAACATTattataaagaagaaggaatactTGGAAGAATTTTGTAAAGCGTTTTACTACATCATTTTGAACGaagtttttaaaacattAACCGATTCGTTTCACAAGTCAGGGTTCCATTACCAGACCATTATCCTTATGAATTTGTTACGCCTTTTAGAATTTGAGGTGGTGAACATTCCCGATGCAGAGATTACCAAAGCGCACATAGTGAAGCACGTGCAGACGTTCCTCACGCAGTCCTTTGAGAATCTGAACCAGAAGCAGATTGAGACATTTTCCGTGGACTTGTTTAACTTTTGCGTGGAGTCCCCCTCGGCGTTTAGGTCCTTCGTGCGGGATCTCTTGATATCGTTAAAG GAATTTTCGACCAACCAAGATGAGCTGTACGAGGCCGACCGACAGGAAGCGCTGCAGAGAGCTAAAATGGCAGAAGATAACAAACTTATAAAG TTGAGAGGATTAATGAAGGAAGACGTGCCGAGCTTTTCAGCGATCGACGTGGATGACGAGTGTATAAATGTGGAATAG
- a CDS encoding DNA-directed RNA polymerase I, which yields MRMNTECRNGTLLDGFNDNYLNDEDDFMGDEFGQGVDSDDGDNYENDIDIITENQIKKEKSDYEHSDANEDNIRITSPYLTKYEKARIIGTRALQISLNAPLTIPIETQGGEVSNGKNEYDNYLNNDPLVIAEKELHNKSIPFILRRYLPNGSYEDWKLDELIID from the exons ATGCGAATGAACACTGAATGTAGAAATGGGACCCTGC TGGACGGTTTCAACGATAACTACCTGAACGATGAGGACGACTTCATGGGAGACGAGTTCGGACAAGGAGTGGACAGCGACGATGGAGACAACTATGAGAATGACATAGACATTATAACGGAAAAtcaaataaagaaggaaaagtcgGATTACGAGCATTCGGATGCGAATGAGGATAATATCAGGATAACAAGCCCCTATTTAACTAAGTATGAAAAGGCCAGAATTATAGGCACTAGAGCTTTACAAATAAGTTTAAATGCCCCCCTGACGATACCGATAGAAacacaagggggggaagtatcTAATGGGAAGAATGAATACGATAATTATCTTAACAATGACCCGTTGGTGATTGCGGAAAAGGAGTTACATAACAAGTCCATTCCGTTCATTCTGAGGAGGTACTTACCCAATGGTAGTTACGAGGATTGGAAGTTGGACGAGCTGATAATTGACTAG